In [Leptolyngbya] sp. PCC 7376, a genomic segment contains:
- a CDS encoding transposase produces MTGEEESSILPKAYSLDLRQKIVDAYERGGVSQSSLARQFGVAKSFVQKLLDQKRLTGSIAPKKRSQQTPPKLNEEHQTILRQLLTKKNDATLAELCDEMEKRTGLRVANSTMHRTLRRMGYSLKKNILSRP; encoded by the coding sequence TTGACTGGTGAGGAAGAAAGTAGCATCTTGCCGAAAGCCTACTCATTAGACTTAAGACAGAAAATAGTGGATGCCTACGAAAGGGGTGGTGTGAGTCAAAGTAGTCTTGCCCGACAATTTGGAGTGGCGAAAAGTTTTGTACAAAAGCTCCTCGACCAAAAACGACTGACAGGGTCGATTGCTCCGAAAAAACGAAGCCAACAAACACCTCCCAAATTAAACGAAGAGCATCAAACAATATTGCGCCAGTTGCTCACCAAGAAAAACGATGCGACGCTAGCGGAACTATGTGATGAGATGGAGAAACGCACTGGTCTCCGTGTGGCCAATAGCACCATGCATCGCACCTTAAGAAGAATGGGATATAGCCTCAAAAAAAACATTCTATCCAGACCTTAA
- a CDS encoding ABC transporter ATP-binding protein has product MAQVALQNIQKSFLDRSTRKPTKVLRGIDLNIQAGEFMVLVGASGCGKSTLLRLIAGLETVTGGEIWIGDRPVNKLPSKARDIAMVFQNYALYPHLNVYDNIAFGLRRMPTADTSTNWLSNLGRGVTGVLPKSLRYQPPQEKVIRSKVVQVAQLLQIDHLLTRLPKQLSGGQKQRVALGRAIARNPQVFLMDEPLSNLDAALRSETRTQIVQLQQQLDITTIYVTHDQTEAMTMGDRIAVMNEGEILQVAPPLEVYNYPVNRYVAEFIGSPPMNFLQVAVLPNGVIEHPQFRCTITGFWKETLKSYEGRSLLLGIRPEHLRVSPAATKNMEVTVDVVEALGNDTFLTAHLTEISSTTIRVRTEPHTTYRPQQSLWLQQISA; this is encoded by the coding sequence GTGGCACAGGTTGCGCTTCAAAATATCCAGAAATCTTTCCTTGACCGCTCGACGCGTAAGCCAACGAAGGTATTACGAGGTATTGACCTCAATATCCAAGCTGGCGAATTCATGGTGCTCGTCGGCGCATCAGGGTGCGGTAAAAGTACGCTCTTACGGCTAATTGCGGGCTTAGAAACAGTGACAGGTGGGGAAATATGGATCGGCGATCGCCCCGTCAATAAATTGCCATCAAAGGCGCGGGATATTGCGATGGTGTTTCAAAATTATGCGCTGTATCCCCATCTCAATGTTTACGACAATATTGCCTTTGGTTTGCGACGGATGCCGACAGCAGATACGAGTACCAACTGGCTGAGTAATCTTGGCCGTGGGGTCACCGGTGTTTTACCAAAATCATTACGCTATCAACCGCCCCAAGAAAAAGTCATTCGCAGCAAAGTCGTACAAGTCGCGCAACTTTTACAGATTGACCATCTCCTCACGCGTTTACCAAAGCAACTTTCAGGTGGCCAAAAACAACGGGTTGCACTCGGACGGGCGATCGCCAGAAATCCCCAAGTTTTTCTCATGGATGAGCCACTATCCAACCTCGATGCCGCACTCCGCAGCGAAACCCGCACTCAAATTGTGCAACTTCAGCAGCAACTGGATATCACAACCATTTACGTCACCCACGACCAAACCGAAGCAATGACGATGGGCGATCGCATCGCGGTGATGAATGAAGGTGAAATCCTGCAAGTAGCCCCACCATTAGAAGTTTATAACTATCCCGTCAATCGTTACGTTGCAGAGTTTATTGGGTCGCCTCCAATGAATTTTCTGCAGGTTGCAGTGTTGCCGAATGGCGTCATCGAACATCCTCAATTCCGATGCACTATCACTGGTTTCTGGAAAGAAACTCTCAAATCATATGAAGGGCGATCGCTTCTTTTGGGGATTCGACCAGAACATTTGCGAGTCAGTCCAGCAGCAACAAAAAATATGGAAGTTACCGTTGATGTGGTAGAAGCTCTCGGGAACGATACATTTTTAACAGCTCACCTCACCGAAATTTCGAGCACCACCATCCGCGTCAGAACTGAACCACACACCACTTACCGTCCCCAACAATCTTTGTGGCTACAGCAAATTTCAGCCTAG
- a CDS encoding tetratricopeptide repeat protein, with translation MPRHHWLIALGACASVLMTEAPVRSQVAVPLTPKLNQEQLEEEGLKLIDDAIQLSRFQQYEWAIPRAKLATQLVPNRFEGWYILGTLLVQEEELEESIAALKRAKRLESSEGGIYSILGAAYFQSGEYELAVPELETALALGDESIEVLFDLGNAQLKLKDYNKAIATYERAVKQRDDFWPAINNIGLIYYEQGNLEAAIKKWETAINIDSTMAEPKLAVAVATYALGNQEKGLELAREALSLDGRYGDIEFLDENLWGENLLQATEMVFQTPSLQAVFEELTEKSFQPEEMEP, from the coding sequence GTGCCTAGACATCATTGGTTAATTGCCCTTGGGGCTTGTGCGAGTGTTTTAATGACCGAAGCTCCTGTGCGATCGCAGGTAGCGGTGCCGCTGACCCCAAAGTTGAACCAAGAGCAACTCGAAGAGGAAGGTCTCAAACTGATTGATGATGCGATTCAGCTGTCGCGATTCCAGCAGTACGAATGGGCGATTCCTCGGGCAAAACTGGCCACACAACTTGTCCCCAATCGCTTTGAAGGCTGGTACATCCTCGGCACATTATTGGTGCAAGAAGAGGAGTTAGAAGAAAGTATTGCAGCTCTCAAACGGGCAAAGCGTTTAGAGTCGAGCGAAGGTGGTATTTACAGCATCCTCGGTGCAGCTTATTTCCAGAGTGGGGAATATGAGCTGGCAGTGCCAGAACTAGAAACAGCGTTAGCTCTCGGTGATGAGTCTATCGAAGTGTTGTTTGACCTCGGTAATGCACAACTCAAACTCAAGGACTATAACAAGGCGATCGCCACCTATGAGCGTGCGGTTAAACAGCGAGATGACTTTTGGCCTGCAATTAACAATATCGGCTTAATTTATTACGAGCAGGGTAATCTTGAAGCAGCTATTAAAAAATGGGAAACAGCTATCAATATTGACTCGACCATGGCAGAACCCAAGCTTGCGGTAGCAGTGGCAACCTATGCCCTAGGTAACCAAGAGAAAGGGTTAGAGTTAGCGCGCGAAGCTCTCAGTTTAGATGGGCGCTACGGTGATATTGAGTTTCTTGATGAAAACCTCTGGGGCGAAAATCTCCTCCAAGCCACCGAAATGGTTTTCCAAACGCCCTCTTTGCAAGCTGTGTTTGAAGAGCTGACAGAAAAATCTTTCCAACCCGAAGAAATGGAACCTTAG
- a CDS encoding HAMP domain-containing sensor histidine kinase has protein sequence MKFPSTQKWLSFGFGAIAILLGLNGIVLHQKIVGRQETLETSVAIWENYGYLNFSMTIVALAEVSQQNYLATGNPEALATSSEQLNILQEIRTELLAEKEAIEAITSEEFPDDLEAEEEFFETQEYQESLDALDNALVIYIQRLQQGIEQYDSNSLDVTIQLQLAQQLNEAQLEIQEALLNFVELELIDLEMAESDTRVQINNDLWLMWLMLGLSLVALGILYGWLLRTSNQGDRHAAELSKNNKLLSEKLEIAMRELKQSQSSLQTESDLRQTLEATCQEIEEAKELTDLKLNFFSLASHELRTPLSAILVSAQLLDNPNAKWTEEKRSRNLRRIQSSAKTMTQLLADILLLTRAEAGKLEFNPQVIELKPFCQKLVEEVKFNSQAQHDIEVIQQGECDHAYLDEILLRAMLMSLLTNAIKYSPQESQILFTIKGEVECANFQIKDQGIGIPFTDQKNLFEMFRRGTNTKGITGTGLGLAVVKKCLDIHGGAIDVQSQVGVGTTFSIEIPWSAQTENHEKRPQF, from the coding sequence ATGAAGTTTCCCTCGACACAAAAGTGGCTTTCCTTTGGTTTTGGGGCGATCGCCATACTTCTAGGGCTAAATGGCATTGTGTTACATCAGAAAATTGTCGGTCGGCAGGAAACCTTAGAAACCTCTGTCGCGATCTGGGAAAACTATGGTTATTTAAATTTCTCGATGACCATTGTGGCTTTAGCGGAGGTGAGTCAACAAAATTATCTCGCAACGGGTAATCCAGAGGCTTTAGCGACCTCCTCTGAGCAACTCAATATTTTGCAGGAAATTCGTACGGAACTTTTGGCAGAAAAAGAGGCTATTGAGGCGATCACCTCCGAAGAGTTCCCAGATGATCTGGAGGCTGAAGAAGAATTTTTTGAAACCCAAGAATATCAAGAATCCCTAGACGCCCTTGATAATGCCCTAGTAATTTATATCCAGCGTTTACAACAGGGCATCGAACAGTACGATTCCAACAGCCTAGATGTAACGATCCAACTCCAACTGGCTCAACAGCTGAATGAAGCTCAGCTCGAAATACAGGAAGCTCTACTTAATTTTGTCGAACTTGAGCTGATTGATCTTGAGATGGCCGAGTCCGATACCCGCGTCCAAATTAACAATGACCTCTGGTTAATGTGGTTAATGTTGGGATTGAGTTTAGTCGCTTTAGGCATTTTGTATGGTTGGCTATTGCGAACTTCCAATCAGGGCGATCGCCACGCAGCAGAACTCAGTAAAAACAATAAACTTCTTTCTGAAAAATTAGAGATTGCCATGCGTGAACTGAAGCAATCTCAGTCTTCACTACAAACAGAATCCGATCTGCGACAAACTTTGGAAGCCACTTGTCAGGAAATTGAAGAAGCAAAGGAGCTCACTGACCTTAAACTGAATTTTTTCTCTCTCGCTTCCCACGAGCTGCGAACGCCTCTCAGTGCGATTCTGGTTTCCGCCCAACTGCTCGATAATCCCAATGCCAAATGGACAGAGGAAAAGCGCTCACGCAACCTTCGCCGGATTCAATCTTCAGCAAAAACCATGACCCAACTCTTGGCTGATATTTTGCTATTGACAAGGGCAGAGGCTGGCAAACTCGAATTTAATCCACAAGTCATTGAGCTGAAACCTTTTTGTCAAAAATTGGTTGAGGAAGTCAAATTTAATAGCCAAGCCCAACATGACATTGAGGTGATTCAGCAGGGAGAATGTGACCATGCCTATCTCGACGAAATTCTGTTGCGGGCGATGTTGATGAGCCTATTGACCAATGCCATTAAATATTCACCACAGGAAAGTCAGATTCTCTTCACCATCAAGGGAGAGGTAGAATGCGCCAACTTTCAAATCAAAGATCAAGGCATCGGAATTCCATTCACTGATCAGAAAAATCTATTTGAAATGTTTCGCCGTGGCACCAATACAAAAGGTATTACGGGTACAGGGCTAGGATTAGCTGTCGTCAAAAAATGCTTGGATATTCACGGTGGGGCGATCGACGTGCAGAGCCAAGTTGGTGTGGGAACAACTTTTTCGATAGAAATTCCTTGGAGTGCCCAAACAGAAAATCACGAAAAGCGACCGCAATTTTGA
- a CDS encoding response regulator transcription factor has protein sequence MRILLVEDDQQLGESLTEALTDTGYIVDWVTDGEMGWIQATDLEYGLLILDVMLPKINGINLCQRLRQAGKRVPILMLTARDTNTDKVAGLDAGADDYVVKPFDLLELLARLRALARRGNLGEASSLLTWEKAQLDQATHEVFYDGELLRLTPKEFSLLALFLRSGRRVLSRAVIIDQCWDLDVAPDEETVKSHLKSLRQKLRKAGAPSDLIETVHGVGYRLKQV, from the coding sequence ATGCGAATCCTGCTAGTCGAAGACGATCAACAATTGGGTGAAAGTTTAACCGAAGCCTTAACCGATACAGGCTATATCGTGGATTGGGTGACCGATGGCGAAATGGGCTGGATTCAGGCAACGGATTTAGAATATGGCCTACTCATCCTGGATGTAATGCTCCCCAAAATCAATGGTATTAATCTCTGTCAGCGGTTACGGCAAGCCGGGAAACGTGTCCCGATTTTGATGTTGACAGCACGGGATACCAACACAGATAAAGTTGCTGGATTAGACGCGGGAGCTGATGATTATGTCGTTAAACCCTTTGATTTATTGGAGTTGCTTGCTCGTCTAAGGGCTTTAGCGAGGCGAGGAAATCTCGGTGAAGCTAGCTCTCTGTTGACTTGGGAAAAAGCACAACTTGATCAAGCGACCCATGAAGTTTTTTATGATGGCGAGTTGCTGCGATTGACCCCAAAAGAATTTAGTCTACTTGCCTTATTTTTACGGAGTGGTCGGCGGGTTTTGAGTCGTGCTGTGATTATTGATCAATGTTGGGATCTGGATGTTGCACCGGATGAGGAAACGGTGAAATCTCACCTCAAAAGTTTGCGCCAAAAACTCCGTAAAGCTGGTGCGCCATCAGATTTGATTGAAACTGTTCATGGTGTTGGCTATCGTCTCAAACAAGTTTAG
- a CDS encoding IS982 family transposase, translating into MLSLDALFCDVDDFCQVFEPQWHQELLSSCKRYRHRSRSLSLSEVMTILIAFHQSHYRNFKHFYLLMVRHYWQKAFPKAVSYQRFVAWMPSSLVPLCAYLCDCYGDCTGISFIDATSIKVCHNRRIAQHRVFNGHAARGKTSVGWFFGFKLHLVINDRGELLHVQITPGNIDDRKPVVELLRNLFGKVFGDKGYVSQALAQHLKEEHDVMLIAKPRRNMENRLMLWQDKFIARKRALIETVIDQLKNISQIEHSRHRSPANFCVNLLCGLIAYCHQPKKPSLQLN; encoded by the coding sequence ATGCTTAGTTTAGACGCTTTATTTTGTGACGTTGACGATTTCTGCCAGGTCTTTGAACCTCAGTGGCATCAAGAATTACTGAGCTCTTGCAAAAGGTATCGTCACCGTTCTAGAAGCCTAAGCTTGAGTGAGGTGATGACGATACTGATTGCATTTCATCAATCTCACTATCGTAATTTCAAGCATTTCTATCTCCTGATGGTGCGACACTATTGGCAAAAAGCCTTTCCCAAAGCAGTGAGTTATCAACGCTTTGTGGCATGGATGCCCTCCAGCTTAGTGCCTCTATGTGCCTATTTATGTGACTGTTATGGAGATTGCACAGGCATTAGTTTCATTGATGCCACCAGTATCAAAGTTTGTCACAATCGCCGTATTGCCCAACATCGAGTCTTTAACGGTCATGCCGCTAGAGGCAAAACCTCTGTTGGGTGGTTCTTTGGCTTCAAACTCCATCTGGTCATTAATGACCGAGGAGAATTACTTCATGTACAAATCACTCCTGGCAATATTGATGACAGAAAGCCTGTCGTTGAACTGTTACGGAATTTATTCGGCAAAGTTTTTGGAGATAAGGGCTATGTGTCCCAAGCTCTGGCACAACATCTCAAAGAAGAACATGATGTGATGTTAATTGCTAAACCTCGCCGCAATATGGAGAATCGCTTGATGCTCTGGCAAGATAAATTCATCGCTCGTAAACGAGCTTTGATTGAAACCGTGATTGACCAACTGAAGAACATTTCTCAGATTGAGCACTCTAGACATCGTAGTCCAGCAAACTTCTGTGTCAATTTGCTGTGTGGCTTGATTGCCTATTGTCATCAGCCTAAGAAACCTTCTCTCCAACTCAATTAG
- a CDS encoding class I SAM-dependent methyltransferase, with translation MSNTNVSQTNISQLEYDASSHFYDVIMNGFQMDFSLYEDLTAILKPESVLELGCGMGRLFPIFEQTANHICGVDLSDNLLTQGREFYVNRNNQDITVSFVKENMCSFQENRQYDLIVFALSVLKHLPTIADRLEALETAKKHLRQDGFIVIDHTAFLYASRPVEWTDAKDSLVEGWLPEPNILDNYQWKKSIDGDIDILEWRRLEGNKIPFQTKFTTYRYDVSELLGHIEQLGLKHETLLTEWGINGLTSKGKRFIGLVSHPENTNNPKAALLEKVKQRQEKFWSDHDLHLATHNN, from the coding sequence ATGTCTAACACCAATGTCAGTCAAACTAATATTAGTCAATTAGAATATGATGCATCTAGCCATTTTTATGATGTGATCATGAATGGTTTTCAGATGGATTTTTCATTATATGAAGATCTAACTGCCATCCTTAAACCGGAGTCTGTTCTCGAACTCGGATGCGGTATGGGTCGTTTATTTCCGATTTTTGAGCAGACTGCCAATCATATTTGTGGTGTTGATCTTAGCGATAACTTATTGACCCAAGGTAGAGAATTTTATGTCAACCGAAATAATCAGGATATAACAGTTTCTTTTGTCAAGGAGAATATGTGCTCTTTCCAGGAAAATCGCCAATATGATTTGATTGTTTTTGCATTGTCTGTACTCAAGCATTTACCAACCATTGCCGATCGTTTAGAAGCTTTAGAAACCGCAAAAAAACATCTAAGGCAAGATGGTTTTATTGTGATTGACCACACAGCTTTTTTGTATGCATCGAGACCAGTGGAATGGACAGATGCCAAAGATTCATTAGTGGAAGGTTGGCTCCCTGAGCCTAACATCCTTGACAATTACCAATGGAAAAAATCAATTGATGGCGATATAGATATCCTCGAATGGCGTCGTTTAGAAGGCAACAAGATTCCATTCCAAACAAAATTCACCACTTATCGCTATGACGTTAGTGAGCTGCTTGGCCATATCGAACAATTGGGTCTCAAACACGAAACGTTACTTACAGAATGGGGAATTAATGGTTTAACCAGCAAAGGTAAACGCTTTATTGGTTTGGTGAGTCATCCTGAAAATACGAACAATCCGAAGGCAGCACTGCTCGAAAAGGTTAAACAACGTCAAGAAAAGTTCTGGTCTGATCATGATCTGCATCTAGCTACTCACAATAACTAA
- a CDS encoding CU044_2847 family protein — protein MANLVPIQLDDGTIIHIQVQGDPAESPAPTQERTRDDVGDGEKGLRDAISGVGRAIANPTETTASTFENIENTIRGYTHYTLNAFRKVANANIDKVTLEFGIQIEGKAGIPYITEGTAASNLKVTVECSFPDDNSAQSEEE, from the coding sequence ATGGCGAACCTAGTCCCCATCCAGCTCGACGACGGCACAATTATTCATATCCAAGTCCAGGGCGATCCCGCTGAGTCCCCAGCCCCTACCCAAGAACGTACCCGTGATGATGTGGGCGATGGAGAGAAAGGATTACGGGATGCTATTTCAGGAGTAGGGCGGGCGATCGCCAACCCTACCGAAACCACTGCCTCAACCTTTGAAAATATCGAAAACACCATTCGCGGCTATACCCACTACACCCTGAATGCATTCCGCAAAGTCGCTAACGCAAACATTGATAAAGTAACCCTCGAATTTGGCATCCAGATCGAAGGAAAAGCAGGCATTCCCTACATCACCGAAGGTACCGCCGCCAGCAACCTCAAGGTCACCGTTGAGTGCTCTTTCCCCGACGACAACTCCGCCCAATCCGAGGAAGAATAA
- a CDS encoding caspase family protein, with product MSRDALVVGVNVYQNESLKNLTSPAADAEAIAQMLEKHGDFDVVRRLPEAIDDENKPVVGQSLEVRLKELKQALVQLFKPEGKHIPDTALFYFSGHGLRNTLGISEGFLATSDTHPDFEFYGLSMNWLRQLLEESPIRQQVIWLDCCHSGQLLIHEANPGNNGFAKDRCFIASSREFEGSWSDLNSSYSVMTKALLDGLDPNRLPGRWVDTFALTDYVNQTLKGELQTPICTNFGEAINLTRSWQVEAEQKSGAQTDSGICPYKGLEFFDCNDEDPKYFFGRDVLVDELLDKVRTSNFMALVGASGNGKSSVLRAGLLHQLKLGRRITGSDSWQIRITRPDKNPLENLALAFVDEGLSDLDRAAELGKAKGLLEEGTEGLKRLIQVSSAPRIILVVDQIEEVFTRCESAEEREQYLKLFDGGFGGNGSKALSDYCDAGGFCWEMSRA from the coding sequence ATGAGTCGGGACGCGCTTGTTGTTGGGGTTAATGTTTATCAAAATGAAAGTCTAAAAAATCTCACTTCTCCTGCGGCAGATGCTGAGGCGATCGCCCAGATGCTGGAAAAGCACGGGGATTTTGATGTAGTGCGGCGGTTACCAGAGGCGATCGACGATGAGAATAAGCCTGTTGTGGGGCAGTCACTCGAAGTACGGCTAAAGGAACTCAAACAAGCTCTGGTGCAATTATTTAAGCCAGAAGGTAAACATATCCCAGATACGGCTCTGTTTTATTTTTCGGGGCATGGGCTACGAAATACCCTCGGCATTTCAGAAGGTTTTTTGGCGACGAGCGATACGCACCCAGATTTTGAGTTTTATGGGCTATCGATGAATTGGCTCCGGCAGTTACTCGAAGAAAGTCCGATTCGGCAACAGGTTATTTGGTTGGATTGTTGTCACAGTGGGCAGCTGCTCATCCATGAAGCAAATCCGGGGAATAATGGCTTCGCGAAAGATCGTTGTTTTATTGCGTCATCGCGGGAGTTTGAAGGGTCTTGGTCGGATCTGAATAGTTCCTACAGTGTGATGACTAAGGCGCTACTGGATGGCCTTGACCCCAACCGTTTGCCGGGGCGCTGGGTTGATACTTTTGCTCTGACAGATTATGTAAATCAAACGCTCAAAGGGGAATTACAAACGCCGATCTGTACGAACTTTGGGGAAGCAATCAATCTCACTCGATCATGGCAGGTCGAAGCGGAGCAAAAATCTGGGGCTCAAACGGATAGTGGGATTTGTCCCTACAAGGGGTTGGAGTTTTTTGATTGTAATGACGAAGATCCGAAATATTTCTTTGGGCGGGATGTGCTAGTCGATGAGCTATTGGACAAAGTTCGTACCTCAAACTTTATGGCGTTGGTGGGAGCTTCTGGGAATGGAAAATCATCGGTGTTGCGGGCGGGTTTACTGCATCAACTAAAGCTGGGGCGACGGATTACAGGCAGTGATAGTTGGCAAATTCGGATCACGCGACCGGATAAAAATCCTCTCGAAAATCTAGCGTTGGCGTTTGTGGATGAGGGATTGTCGGATCTGGATCGGGCGGCGGAACTCGGTAAGGCAAAGGGTTTGCTGGAAGAAGGGACAGAGGGATTAAAGCGCTTAATTCAGGTGTCGTCTGCGCCAAGGATAATTCTCGTGGTGGATCAGATCGAGGAGGTATTTACTCGCTGTGAGAGTGCTGAGGAACGGGAGCAATATTTAAAGTTGTTTGATGGGGGCTTTGGCGGGAACGGAAGCAAAGCTCTGTCTGATTATTGCGATGCGGGCGGATTTTGTTGGGAAATGTCTAGAGCATGA
- a CDS encoding pentapeptide repeat-containing protein, with the protein MAGTEAKLCLIIAMRADFVGKCLEHEYSGLAQRVQENMISVLPMQAEELKAAICQPAQQVGLEVEQTLVTQILNEIARAPGSLPLLQYTLKELWHRRAGNLLTLAAYYKELGGITGTLDKRATEIHNSFETTAEKETSQHIFLKLTQLGEEVEDTRRRVLQSRLIVEPKYPAALVKKVIEKLAAPDNRLIVTSKMTKKNSQEESQAIVDIAHEALIRHWRLLRQWIEENRDRLRQQRKIEAGAEAWQEQNGKSGYLLQGLPLKEAKLFQDQHQDEFPLSDIARVFIKKSIRYRRINIFRIVSLSLIPVLIVGGLIEIQYRENSVKQHYISLDQEGGYEEKQAVQVLVAGCSEQYRQQWIFSYLAERMFGLCRSLEVAPLNSAELDSANLSYADLRDANLNSANLSSADLSSANLNSVDLSSANLTSADFKYADLRYANLSSTNFSNTSLSSTNLAYTDLRDAFLLSAELDSANLTYADLSFANLGFANLTYADLSFANLSFADLAYADLSFANLSFANLREIDFRDVDFRNIDLGTSTILATDLRLTKNLTPRKLSGEVQPFLCNVAFPKNISDIDPNRDCDQLPQILAEKDLSLSLEEAQKIINEAKAKEFEPLPEEN; encoded by the coding sequence TTGGCGGGAACGGAAGCAAAGCTCTGTCTGATTATTGCGATGCGGGCGGATTTTGTTGGGAAATGTCTAGAGCATGAATACAGTGGGCTGGCGCAACGGGTGCAGGAAAATATGATCTCGGTATTGCCGATGCAAGCGGAGGAACTAAAAGCAGCGATCTGTCAGCCAGCACAACAAGTGGGGTTAGAGGTGGAGCAAACCCTTGTCACGCAGATACTCAATGAGATTGCAAGAGCGCCAGGAAGTTTACCATTGTTGCAATACACACTTAAGGAACTATGGCACCGACGAGCAGGGAATCTGCTGACTTTAGCTGCATATTACAAAGAGCTTGGCGGGATTACAGGGACACTGGATAAACGAGCAACAGAAATCCATAACAGCTTTGAGACAACAGCAGAAAAAGAAACTTCACAACATATTTTTCTTAAGCTAACGCAACTAGGGGAAGAAGTAGAAGATACGAGACGACGGGTATTGCAGAGTCGCTTGATCGTAGAGCCAAAATATCCAGCGGCATTGGTAAAGAAAGTGATTGAAAAATTAGCTGCTCCTGATAATCGGTTAATTGTCACCAGTAAAATGACAAAAAAAAACTCACAGGAAGAAAGTCAGGCAATTGTTGACATTGCACATGAGGCTCTTATTCGTCATTGGCGACTCCTTCGCCAGTGGATTGAGGAGAATCGTGATCGATTACGACAGCAACGAAAAATTGAAGCAGGTGCAGAAGCTTGGCAGGAACAAAATGGGAAGTCTGGCTATTTGCTACAAGGTCTACCACTTAAGGAGGCTAAACTTTTTCAGGATCAACATCAAGATGAATTTCCTTTATCAGACATAGCAAGAGTTTTTATCAAAAAAAGTATTCGCTATAGGCGTATAAATATTTTTAGAATAGTGAGTTTATCACTCATCCCTGTTTTAATAGTTGGAGGATTGATTGAAATACAATACCGAGAAAATAGCGTCAAGCAACATTACATTAGTCTCGATCAAGAAGGAGGCTATGAAGAAAAACAGGCAGTGCAAGTACTGGTAGCAGGTTGTAGTGAACAATATCGACAGCAGTGGATATTTAGCTATTTGGCAGAGCGTATGTTTGGTTTATGTCGTTCATTAGAAGTCGCTCCTCTCAATTCTGCTGAGCTCGATTCTGCAAACCTTAGTTATGCTGACCTCAGAGATGCGAACCTCAATTCTGCCAACCTCAGTTCTGCCGACCTCAGCTCTGCAAACCTCAATTCTGTCGACCTCAGCTCTGCAAATCTCACTTCTGCTGACTTTAAGTATGCCGACCTTCGTTATGCGAACCTCAGTTCTACAAATTTTAGCAATACGAGCCTCAGTTCTACAAACCTCGCTTATACCGATCTCAGAGATGCTTTCCTACTAAGCGCTGAGCTCGACTCCGCGAACCTCACTTATGCCGACCTTAGTTTTGCGAACCTTGGTTTTGCGAATCTCACTTATGCCGACCTTAGTTTTGCGAACCTTAGTTTTGCGGATCTCGCTTATGCCGACCTTAGTTTTGCGAACCTTAGTTTTGCGAACCTTAGGGAGATTGACTTCAGAGACGTTGACTTCAGAAATATTGACCTCGGAACAAGCACAATATTAGCGACTGATTTACGGCTTACAAAAAACTTGACTCCAAGGAAGTTGTCAGGAGAAGTACAACCATTTCTTTGCAATGTTGCTTTCCCAAAAAATATTTCAGATATTGATCCAAATCGAGACTGTGACCAACTCCCTCAAATCTTGGCGGAGAAAGATTTGTCGTTAAGTTTGGAAGAAGCTCAAAAGATTATTAATGAGGCCAAAGCTAAAGAGTTTGAGCCACTACCAGAAGAGAATTAA
- a CDS encoding DUF86 domain-containing protein, translating into MHHYRLSEDIKQKAPNIDWRGLSGFRNVLVHDYLNGVDLERVWSAIANDLPELKKTAKFLLKTIDLRQKEDG; encoded by the coding sequence GTGCATCACTACCGATTGTCCGAGGACATTAAACAGAAAGCTCCAAATATTGACTGGCGTGGCTTATCTGGCTTCAGAAATGTGTTGGTGCATGATTATCTCAATGGCGTTGATCTGGAAAGGGTTTGGAGTGCCATCGCCAACGATTTACCAGAGCTAAAGAAAACCGCCAAATTTTTATTGAAAACGATTGACCTGCGACAAAAAGAAGATGGGTAG